CGCCGCCCCCGCGGAGGCCGAGCGCTACGCCAAGCGCTTGCTCGCCGAGGCGCGGCGCGCGACGGCAGGCTCCGAACCTTGACAGGCCGGCGGAGCGCTGCCTAAACCCGCGCCCAGCCGGCTTGGGGCATTCCATCCAGTGGTTTGGGCCAGGGGGGGACCTGGTTCGGAAGGAGGGGGCGATGAAGGGTGCATTTCGCAGCGCGGCGCTGGTCGCTGTCGGACTCGCGATCAGTGCGGCCACGGCGCTGGCCCAGAGGAGTAACGAGGTCACCGACAACGACCGCATGTGGTCGAACTTCAACCGCGAGGCGGCGGTGGTCGGCGATGGACACTTCTGGATCGAGTTGCAGGCCATGAAGCTCAACAACGACCAGGCGATCAAGCAGCCCGACGTCACCGACCCGACCAAGAACGTCGAGGGCCCAACGCTCGGTCTGAACGGCTACCCGGTGCGACCGTTCGCCCAGAAACAGGGCTCGAACGTCACCAGCATCGACGGCGGCACCTTCAACCTGATCGGCGCCTACGGCATCGAGTCATGGGAGGTCGGCGGCAACCTGCCCTTCGTGATGCAGCAGCAGATCTCGTTCGCGAGCAAGCGCCCGCAGGAAGACGCCAACGTCGGCGACCTGGTGCTCTACGGCAAGTACAAGATGGCGCTGGCCGATCACTGGGCGGGTGGTCTGGGCGTGGAGATGAGCATTCCGAGCGGCCCGTCGAGCGAGCTCCTCGGCTCGGGCGATCTCGGCCTCAATCCCTTCGTTTCCACCCGCTACACCTCCGGGCGCGTCGCCCTCGGCGGCCACCTCGGATTCCTCCTGAACACCGGGGACCAGCCGCAGGTGTTCAATTGGAGCCTGCAGAACATCCTGCGCGGCAACCAGTACTTCGCGATCCGCACCGAGATCACGGGCCGGCTGTTCAACGACATCGGGTCGACCTTCAACGACATCGCCGTCTACCCCGGGCTCGACATCAACTTGTTCGACAACGTGATCATCCGCCCCGAGGGACTCGCGCACCTAACCACCGACGCCATCGCGTGGGGCATCGGCATCGGCCTCGTCTTCACGATGTGAGCGGTTCGCGGCCGTAGCGCACCTCGACCAGACACAGTCCGGCCGCCGGCGCGGTCACGCCGGCTTGGGTGCGATCGCGGGCGGCGAGCAACGGCCGCAGCTCGGCGGCGCGCTGGCCGAGACCGATCTCGACCAACGTGCCGATGATGTTGCGCACCATGTGGCGCAGAAACGCGGTCGCTTCGATTTCGTAGACCAGTAGCGCGCCGTCGGCGGTGAGCGCGCTGCGCATCACCCGGCGCCGGGCGTGCTCTGCATCGCATCCCGCGCCCTGGAACGACGTGAAGTCGTGCTCGCCGATCAACTGCTCGGCCGCGGCGCGCATCGCGCCGCCATCGAGGCCGCGCGGCACGTGCCAGCTATAGCGGCGCCAGAAGGGCGACGCGGCGCGCCGATTCCAGATGCGATAGAGGTAGCGACGGCTGGCCGCGTGCCGGCGTGGGTCGAAGTCATCGCCGACGCACTCGACCTCGCGAACCGCCAGGTCGGGACCGGTCAGCGCGTTCAGGGCACGCCGCACCACCTCGGCTGGCATCGTGCGGGCCGCCGGCACGCAGACCACCTGCCCGGCGGCGTGCACGCCGGCATCGGTCCGACCGGCCGCGCTGATGCGACGCGGCACGCCGAACAGGCGCTCGACCGCCGCCTCCAGCTCGCCTTGCACGGTGCGCGCCCCGGGCTGGAGCTGCCAGCCGTGGAAATCGGTGCCGTCGTACTCGACGATCAGGCGGTACTGCATGGCGGCAACGGCTGCCGGCCGCGCCTCACCCCCGCGCCCGCAGCGCCAGCTCGGCGATCTGCACCGCGTTCGTCGCCCCGCCCTTGCGCAGGCCGTCGATGACCACCCAGAGGACGAAGCCGTGCGGGACGGTGGGATCCTCGCGCAGACGGCCGACATGGGTCGCGTCGGAGCCGACGACGTCGGCGAGCGTCGGCGCGCTGGGGTCATCCGCCAGCAGCACGCCTGGCGCACGACGGAGCAGGGCGCGGGCGGCGTCCAGATCGAGCCGGCGCTCGGTCTCCACCTGCACGGAGTACGCCTGCCCGTAGAATGTCGGCACCTGGACGCAGGTGACGACGAGCGGCAGGTCGGCATGGCCGAGCACCTGACGTGCCTGGCGCTCGATGTCCCACTCGGCCTGGGTGCGACCACCGATGGTCGCATCGCCGACATGCGGGATCAGGTTGAAGGCGGCGCGGTGCGAGAATACGACGGCTTCGGTTGACGCGCCGGTGAGCAGCTCCCGCGACTGTCGCGCCAGTTCGTCGACGCCGGGCGTCCCCGCCATCGACGCCGGCTCGAAGCCGGTCACCGCGACCCGGCGCAGCTCGGCGGCCTCGTCGAACGGCTTGAGCACCACCGCCAGCGCCGTCGCGCCGGGCGTCGGGCAAGCGTAGACGCCCCGACCGATGCCGTCGGCGACGACGTCGGCGTTCACCTCGGGCACGACCAGCGGCACGTCGCCATCCGCCAGCGCCGCGGTGAGGTCGACGACCAGCGCGCCCCCCTCGACGGCGCATTCGGCCAGAGCGCGCGCCTCGGTCGGCGGTCCACAGAGGAAGGCGAGGTCCACGCCTTCGAAGTCGATGCTGTCCGGCGACTGCGGCGGGACGGAGAAGACTCCCTCGTCCGCCTCCTCGGCCTCGTTGGTCGTGTCGTAGAGGCGCAGGTCGGCGAGCTCCAGACCGCGCTCGCCGAGGACGATCGGAATCTCGCGCCCGACCTCGCTGGCGGCGCCGACGATGGCGACGACGATTCCGCTCATGCCGCGCGCGCCAACGCCGCACGCACGGCGTCGCCCATGGCGCGGCAGCCCACGACCTCGCAGCCGTCCTGACGGACATCGGCGGTGCGCAGGCCGCGGTCGATGACTGCGGAGACCGCCGCCTCGATGGCGCGGGCGGGCGCCGGTTGCCCCAGCGAGTGCTCGCACAGCATCGCCGCCGAGAGGATGGCGCCAAGCGGATTGGCGAGGTCCTTCCCCGCGATATCCGGGGCGCTGCCGTGAATTGGCTCGTACAGTCCCCGGCGGTGGCCGAGGCTGTTGCGGGCGTCGCCCAACGACGCGGACGGCAGCATGCCGAGCGAGCCGGTCAGCACCGAAGCCTCGTCGGTGAGAATGTCGCCAAACATGTTCTCGGTGACGACGACGTCGAAGTCGCGCGGCCGGCGCAGCAGGTGCATCGACATGGCATCGACCAACACGTCGTCGCAGGCGACGTCGGGGTACTCCCTGGCGATCTCGTGCGTCACCTCCCGCCACAGGCGCGAGGTGGCGAGGATATTGGCCTTGTCCACCTGCGTCACCTTCTTGCGCCGCGGCGCGGCGAGCTGGAACGCGAGGCGGGCGACCCGCGCGACTTCGACCTCGTCGTACACCACCGTGTCGACCGCGTGCCGCCCCTTGGGTCCGGTCCGGCGCTCGCTCGGCCGGCCGAAGTAGACGCCGCCGGTCAGCTCGCGGACGAACATGATGTCGACCCCCTCGACCAGCTCGCGTTTGAGCGGCGCGGCCGCGAGCAGCGCCGGGTGGGCGACG
The genomic region above belongs to bacterium and contains:
- the leuB gene encoding 3-isopropylmalate dehydrogenase, producing the protein MAAATIVVCPGDGIGPEVTREARAVLELCAQRFDLQLRFEEAVIGGAAIDRDGTALPAVSFERAQRSDAVLLGAVGGPKWDNPQSTVRPEQALLGLRRGLELFANLRPIVAHPALLAAAPLKRELVEGVDIMFVRELTGGVYFGRPSERRTGPKGRHAVDTVVYDEVEVARVARLAFQLAAPRRKKVTQVDKANILATSRLWREVTHEIAREYPDVACDDVLVDAMSMHLLRRPRDFDVVVTENMFGDILTDEASVLTGSLGMLPSASLGDARNSLGHRRGLYEPIHGSAPDIAGKDLANPLGAILSAAMLCEHSLGQPAPARAIEAAVSAVIDRGLRTADVRQDGCEVVGCRAMGDAVRAALARAA
- the truA gene encoding tRNA pseudouridine(38-40) synthase TruA, encoding MQYRLIVEYDGTDFHGWQLQPGARTVQGELEAAVERLFGVPRRISAAGRTDAGVHAAGQVVCVPAARTMPAEVVRRALNALTGPDLAVREVECVGDDFDPRRHAASRRYLYRIWNRRAASPFWRRYSWHVPRGLDGGAMRAAAEQLIGEHDFTSFQGAGCDAEHARRRVMRSALTADGALLVYEIEATAFLRHMVRNIIGTLVEIGLGQRAAELRPLLAARDRTQAGVTAPAAGLCLVEVRYGREPLTS
- a CDS encoding aspartate-semialdehyde dehydrogenase, coding for MSGIVVAIVGAASEVGREIPIVLGERGLELADLRLYDTTNEAEEADEGVFSVPPQSPDSIDFEGVDLAFLCGPPTEARALAECAVEGGALVVDLTAALADGDVPLVVPEVNADVVADGIGRGVYACPTPGATALAVVLKPFDEAAELRRVAVTGFEPASMAGTPGVDELARQSRELLTGASTEAVVFSHRAAFNLIPHVGDATIGGRTQAEWDIERQARQVLGHADLPLVVTCVQVPTFYGQAYSVQVETERRLDLDAARALLRRAPGVLLADDPSAPTLADVVGSDATHVGRLREDPTVPHGFVLWVVIDGLRKGGATNAVQIAELALRARG